GACCAAGCGCACCGACCAGAATCGACTTGCCTGCTCCCGTCTCGCCAGTCAGAAGATTCAAGCCCTCACTGAACTTTACATTGACCCTGTCAATCAGTGCATAATTATGGATTGCCAATTCTTCAAGCATGTGGTTCTCCCGACCAGTTTAATTTTGTCCGCAGCACTTCATAAAAATTTCTTTTATCCGAATTGATTATCCTTGCTTTTTTTCCCGCCTGAGCGAATATAATTTTATCCCCCGGATTCAGTGAAAATACTTCCTGTCCGTCGATGGTGAGAATAATATCGGTCCGCTGTATTTTTTCGACAACGACGTTGAGAACTTCACTGCCCGGTACGACAATCGGTCTGTTTGAAAGGGTAAAGGGGCAGATCGGATTGAGAATGAGGGCTTCCATTTCAGGGTGGAGGATCGGGCCTCCCGCCGCCATTGAATAGGCGGTTGAACCCGTTGGTGTGGCGATGATCACCCCGTCGGCGCGGTACCGGCCGACATAGGTTTCGGAGAAATACACCTGAAACCATACTATGCGGGAAATACCATACGCGCTGATAACGGCGTCGTTCAATCCCGTCGAGCAAAAAATCCGATTTCCTTCCCGTTCGACTTCGACCTTTACCATGACACGTTCGCTTATACTCAGCAATCCCTCCCGGTATTTATCCAGTGCGTCTTGCCATTCGTGCCGCGAAATCTCCGTAATAAACCCGAAATCACCAAGGTTGACACCGAGAATCGGGATTCCGAATCGTGATAAAAGCCGGGCGCTATGAAGAAGGGTGCCGTCGCCTCCAAGGGAAAGGGCGATATCGGCAGTAGCCGCCCGTGATTCACGGATGTCGTCATTGTATGCGAAAACACCGATATCTACGTTACCGGAGTCGAAATAAGAAGATATTTCTTCGATAATTGATTCAACGTCGTTTTTTGAATAGTTGGCTATGATTAAAATATCACGGATCTTTTTTTTCATGCCCTTTTCATGACCTGTTATCAGATTGATCGTAACTATGTCTGCATTGTTTATAATTGGAAACCACTCGTCAAACCGATTGCCTCAATCAGCTATTGTATCATGAAACTATGGAAGCGTCGAGAGGACTCGTGCGATTAAATCAATATTTTTATTCCCGAGCATCGGATATAGTGGAAAGAGCAGACAGCGAAGCAGCAGATTTTTCGCATGAGGAAATTCTCCCTTCTCCGCCGAGGTTAAAGAAATGATCGAATCGAGAAAAGCCGGCTGTGTTTCAATATTCTTTTTAAGGGCGTATTTCCTTACATCATTCATACTTCCGTTGAGGACAACGGGGAAAGAATAAAATCCCGGTTCCGCATCGAGCTTTTGTTTCAGTGTCGTGTGAGATGATTTCATAATAGCCTGTGAGAAGACCCTCTCGATTTCTTTTCTTCGCGATATATAGGCATCTGCATCTTTTAGTTGGGACATCCCGAGGCTGGCCGCTATGTCGGACAGGAGGAGATCCCGCGGAATGCGTTCTTTTTTTTCCTTTATTTTCCTGTAAATACTCTTATGTTTGGTGAGAATTATACCGCCGTCGCCCGATGTGACAATACCCGAAGAAGCTAATGAGAGAACGGCAATGTCGCCGAACGTACCGCATACATCCTCTCCCATCCTGTTTCCGAAACTCTGTGATATATCCTCTATAACGGGAATCCCGAATTGTGACAATCCTTCGAAGTCGGGAAGGAAACCGAGGGGAGAATGAAGGA
Above is a window of Spirochaetales bacterium DNA encoding:
- a CDS encoding DegT/DnrJ/EryC1/StrS aminotransferase family protein; the encoded protein is MIPIFKPTIKRKHMDSVLTCMVSEEIGPGNRSHQFELKMSAFLNLSGGLAFSSYYNALRIALDIIDVKPSDHIILSSLSPQIYGYLCEENGFIPLTGDVEPETGTLSVDEVEKLLPRQPKAILLHSPLGFLPDFEGLSQFGIPVIEDISQSFGNRMGEDVCGTFGDIAVLSLASSGIVTSGDGGIILTKHKSIYRKIKEKKERIPRDLLLSDIAASLGMSQLKDADAYISRRKEIERVFSQAIMKSSHTTLKQKLDAEPGFYSFPVVLNGSMNDVRKYALKKNIETQPAFLDSIISLTSAEKGEFPHAKNLLLRCLLFPLYPMLGNKNIDLIARVLSTLP
- a CDS encoding NAD(+)/NADH kinase, with translation MKKKIRDILIIANYSKNDVESIIEEISSYFDSGNVDIGVFAYNDDIRESRAATADIALSLGGDGTLLHSARLLSRFGIPILGVNLGDFGFITEISRHEWQDALDKYREGLLSISERVMVKVEVEREGNRIFCSTGLNDAVISAYGISRIVWFQVYFSETYVGRYRADGVIIATPTGSTAYSMAAGGPILHPEMEALILNPICPFTLSNRPIVVPGSEVLNVVVEKIQRTDIILTIDGQEVFSLNPGDKIIFAQAGKKARIINSDKRNFYEVLRTKLNWSGEPHA